From Amia ocellicauda isolate fAmiCal2 chromosome 12, fAmiCal2.hap1, whole genome shotgun sequence, a single genomic window includes:
- the LOC136764479 gene encoding E3 ubiquitin-protein ligase DTX4: MLLASAVVVWEWLNEHGRWRPYSPAVSHHIEAVIRANPRGGSVVLGQVDSKLSPYIIDLHSMHQFRQDTGTLRPVRRSLYEPSSAPAQGWQWEWEGDGGRWTPYDTQVSIALQCAMDRQLPWLDLAPLGFCYTVDLQNMTQVNQQTHRRRRVQRRSDQAYPLVTGVGGGGGAGARAGGGGGAMVMAMGGGGGAGGGGGGNVQASAGANGSSSSNGGSGLVGVNSGIFSTGALSAALASLPQACGCPQCMLVLSVKAHSLAHSLGATQGRKPQQLQLQQQLQFKAPVSKTGYPTSATNSSHTRTLPLSFSLSRARAAAAATSHPSSLTSSLTLSRPSSSSATLPSRSFRPPPPSLPPPLSISATIPTPTTAAAAPSSASTVAVVTTSSSSSSSSSSASSSSSYSSSSRAPPPVPGPPLPPRSSLAGLSRPALQRIAMAQSRALIASGVPTVPVKNLNGSSPVHPALAGITGILMSAAGLPVCLTRPPRLVLHPPPVSKSEVKPVPGLGHCCRKTSKRQARRGKTPEEVVKKYLQKVRNPPEEDCTICMESLVGPSGYKGPVAGGGSRGGEPVGRLMRCGHLYHLQCLVAMYNNGNKDGSLQCPTCKTIYGVKTGTQPPGKMEYHTIPHSLPGHPDCRAIRIIYTIPPGIQGPEHPNPGKPYTARGFPRHCYLPDNEKGRKVLRLLLVAWERRLVFSVGTSSTTGESDTVVWNEVHHKTEFGSNLTGHGYPDPGHLDNVLQELRQQGIWAEEEEEEEEEEGAEDEGERGGEEEGRGRGGRRVGDRGREG, translated from the exons ATGCTGCTGGCCTCCGCCGTGGTGGTGTGGGAATGGCTGAACGAGCACGGGCGCTGGCGGCCCTACAGCCCGGCCGTGTCGCACCACATCGAGGCGGTGATCCGGGCCAACCCCCGAGGCGGCAGCGTCGTGCTAGGCCAGGTCGACAGCAAGCTCTCGCCCTACATCATAGATCTGCACTCCATGCACCAGTTCCGACAGGACACCG GCACTCTCCGGCCTGTGCGCCGCTCCTTGTACGAGCCCTCCTCGGCTCCAGCACAGGGCTGGCAGTGGGAATGGGAGGGGGACGGTGGGCGATGGACCCCCTATGACACCCAGGTGTCCATCGCCCTGCAGTGCGCGATGGACCGGCAGCTTCCCTGGCTGGACTTGGCACCGCTTGGGTTCTGCTACACCGTGGACCTCCAGAACATGACCCAAGTTAACCAGCAGACCCACAGACGCAGACGGGTCCAACGTCGGTCTGATCAAGCCTACCCCTTGGTGACAGGGGTTGGGGGAGGAGGTGGGGCAGGAGCACgggctgggggagggggtggagccatggtgatggctatgggtggaggaggaggagcaggaggaggaggaggtgggaaTGTCCAAGCCAGCGCGGGAGCCAATGGCAGCAGTAGCAGTAATGGTGGAAGTGGGTTGGTTGGTGTTAATAGTGGGATTTTCTCCACTGGTGCACTGTCAGCCGCACTGGCCTCCCTGCCTCAGGCCTGTGGCTGCCCACAGTGCATGCTGGTCCTCAGTGTCAAGGCACACTCTCTGGCACACTCTCTGGGTGCCACACAAGGGAGGAAGCCACAGCAACTACAACTACAGCAGCAGCTACAGTTCAAGGCTCCTGTTTCAAAGACTGGGTATCCAACTTCTGCCACCAATTCCAGCCACACCAGgaccctccccctctccttctctctctccagggctCGGGCAGCGGCAGCAGCCACCTCCCAcccctcctctctcacctcatcCCTCACCTTGTCCcgcccctcctcttcctccgccACCCTCCCATCCCGCTCCTTCCgccccccacctccctctctcccgcCCCCCCT TTCCATTTCTGCCACCATTCCTACtcctactactgctgctgcagcCCCCTCCTCCGCCTCTACTGTTGCGGTTGTCaccacctcctcctcttcctcctcctcctcctcctctgcttcctcttcctcttcttactcctcttcctcccgtGCTCCCCCACCGGTCCCTGGTCCCCCGCTGCCCCCTCGATCCAGTCTTGCTGGTCTGAGTCGCCCAGCACTACAGCGCATTGCCATGGCGCAGTCTCGGGCCCTCATAGCCTCAGG GGTGCCCACTGTGCCAGTGAAGAATCTCAATGGTTCCAGCCCTGTTCACCCAGCACTGGCCG GTATCACTGGTATCCTGATGAGTGCCGCAGGGCTGCCCGTGTGCCTAACACGCCCACCGCGGTTGGTGCTGCACCCCCCCCCTGTCAGCAAGAGCGAGGTGAAGCCCGTGCCCGGCCTGGGACACTGCTGCCGCAAGACCAGCAAGAGGCAGGCGCGCCGAG GTAAAACTCCAGAGGAGGTGGTGAAGAAATACCTACAGAAAGTACGCAACCCCCCTGAAGAG GACTGCACTATCTGTATGGAGTCTCTGGTTGGACCCTCCGGCTATAAGGGCCCTGTGGCAGGTGGGGGGTCGCGGGGGGGCGAGCCAGTGGGCAGACTCATGCGCTGTGGCCACCTCTACCACTTACAGTGCCTGGTCGCCATGTACAACAATGGCAACAAG GATGGCAGTCTGCAGTGCCCCACCTGCAAGACCATCTATGGTGTAAAGACAGGCACCCAGCCCCCAGGCAAGATGGAGTACCACACAATCCCCCACTCGCTGCCCGGCCACCCTGACTGCAGGGCCATCCGCATCATCTACACCATCCCCCCGGGCATCCAG ggtccCGAGCACCCTAACCCAGGGAAGCCCTACACAGCAAGGGGGTTCCCCCGGCACTGCTACCTCCCTGACAACGAGAAGGGCAGGAAG GTGCTGAGGCTACTGCTGGTGGCGTGGGAGCGGCGTCTGGTGTTCTCGGTGGGTACGTCCAGCACCACGGGCGAGTCTGACACTGTGGTGTGGAACGAGGTGCACCACAAGACTGAGTTTGGGTCCAATCTGACCGGCCACGGCTACCCGGACCCAGGCCACCTGGACAACGTCCTGCAGGAGCTCCGCCAGCAGGGCATCTGggcggaggaagaggaggaggaggaggaggaggagggggcggAGGACGAGGGCGAGAGGGGCGGGGAGGAAGAAGGCAGAGGCAGAGGGGGGAGGAGGGTTGGGGATAGGGGCAGAGaggggtag